A genomic stretch from Neodiprion fabricii isolate iyNeoFabr1 chromosome 3, iyNeoFabr1.1, whole genome shotgun sequence includes:
- the LOC124178546 gene encoding phospholipase A1 member A-like, whose amino-acid sequence MRTSKVLFAAMCHAAILQLIQETSAAKGPIREAIQNGQAAEYDKDDCAWRRGNDRDLCPDPDVHVFLYAPGHPKRKLEIDQSDWLRREPYNPRLENAFVIHGYAGGDDTLPIAVLRDAYLRNGSYNVFMVDWGALCAAPCYPAAVANLRPVAKCLAGTLTTLRNMGLSMERTTCVGHSLGAHICGVMANYLLFRLRSIVGLDPARPLVRPGLVNRLDSGDADFVEVIHTNAGYYGEMGRVGHVDFCVNGGKLQPFCENRRNDQLCSHVWVVCYMAHSIDGDTELMAEPCSRWCPTGPRIIQRSGSALIMGQHTPRNVRGSFCLTSVNPPYCPRNGHVRGDERCCV is encoded by the coding sequence ATGCGCACCTCGAAAGTTTTGTTTGCGGCGATGTGTCACGCTGCGATTCTTCAACTGATCCAGGAAACTTCAGCCGCCAAGGGACCAATTCGGGAGGCAATTCAAAACGGGCAAGCGGCAGAATATGACAAGGATGACTGTGCCTGGAGAAGAGGTAACGACCGAGACCTTTGCCCGGACCCCGACGTGCACGTCTTCCTATACGCACCCGGACATCCGAAGCGGAAACTGGAGATTGATCAGTCAGATTGGCTTCGACGCGAGCCCTACAATCCAAGGCTTGAGAATGCCTTTGTCATCCACGGTTATGCTGGGGGAGATGATACGTTACCAATCGCAGTATTGAGAGACGCTTACTTACGGAATGGAAGCTACAACGTCTTCATGGTCGACTGGGGGGCACTCTGTGCCGCACCCTGTTACCCGGCCGCAGTCGCGAACCTTCGCCCTGTCGCAAAGTGCCTCGCTGGAACACTCACAACCCTGAGGAACATGGGGCTTTCAATGGAGAGGACGACGTGCGTGGGACATTCGTTGGGTGCGCATATTTGCGGAGTTATGGCGAATTATCTGCTCTTTCGACTCCGATCCATCGTCGGACTCGACCCCGCCCGGCCGTTGGTCAGGCCAGGACTAGTCAACAGGCTTGACAGCGGCGACGCGGACTTTGTAGAAGTGATACACACTAACGCCGGTTACTATGGAGAAATGGGGCGAGTCGGTCATGTCGACTTTTGTGTCAACGGGGGAAAACTTCAGCCCTTCTGCGAGAACCGACGGAATGATCAACTTTGCAGTCACGTCTGGGTGGTATGTTACATGGCCCACAGCATCGATGGGGATACTGAGCTCATGGCGGAACCTTGTTCAAGATGGTGTCCTACTGGGCCAAGAATCATACAGAGAAGTGGGAGTGCCTTGATCATGGGACAGCATACGCCGAGAAATGTCAGAGGATCCTTTTGCCTGACCAGCGTCAATCCCCCCTATTGTCCTAGGAACGGCCACGTTAGAGGAGATGAGAGATGTTGCGTCTGA